A part of Chanodichthys erythropterus isolate Z2021 chromosome 4, ASM2448905v1, whole genome shotgun sequence genomic DNA contains:
- the LOC137019292 gene encoding galectin-3 — translation MSCPSSGQQGFYPQIPQQPAGTVWPSQPCWPCQPGQLSWPVNQPSTSLPTTWPVQPTQPGWPNPPTIQPNPPTQPAQPNPPIQPSQPIQPSQPIQPSQPNPPVQPNPPVQPTWPAQVPTPTGYLPSPVPPAWHGNPGQPGWPGQGPTGGVPQQWPPAPATAPVVVPFNMNFPRGIYDKLMLTIRGQVKPDAKMFTINFLRGNDIALHINPRFSEGGKAVLVRNHKLGEHWGKEERELLAPFPFMPGHHFEMKILCTFTEFKVAVNNTPIFDFKHRIREVNQIDRINILHDVTLTSVNVDSLP, via the exons ATGAGTTGCCCGTCCTCTGGTCAGCAGGGCTTTTACCCTCAGATCCCTCAGCAGCCGGCCGGTACCGTATGGCCCAGTCAACCCTGTTGGCCCTGCCAACCCGGGCAGCTGAGTTGGCCTGTTAACCAGCCCAGCACATCGCTCCCTACGACCTGGCCGGTCCAACCCACCCAACCAGGCTGGCCAAACCCTCCAACAATCCAGCCTAACCCACCAACCCAACCAGCACAACCCAATCCACCAATCCAACCATCCCAACCAATCCAACCATCCCAACCAATCCAACCATCCCAACCAAACCCTCCAGTTCAGCCGAACCCACCTGTTCAACCAACCTGGCCTGCTCAAGTACCCACCCCGACGGGTTACCTCCCATCTCCAGTCCCCCCGGCGTGGCATGGTAATCCTGGTCAACCTGGTTGGCCCGGTCAGGGGCCCACAGGAGGAGTCCCGCAGCAGTGGCCCCCGGCGCCAGCGACCGCTCCTGTA GTGGTTCCTTTCAACATGAATTTTCCCCGTGGCATCTATGACAAGCTAATGCTAACTATCAGAGGACAGGTTAAACCAGATGCTAAAAT GTTCACGATCAACTTCCTGCGCGGTAACGACATCGCCCTTCACATCAACCCACGATTCAGCGAAGGAGGAAAAGCGGTTCTGGTCCGCAATCATAAACTGGGTGAACACTGGGGGAAAGAGGAGCGGGAACTTCTGGCGCCGTTTCCGTTCATGCCGGGACATCACTTTGAG ATGAAGATCCTCTGCACCTTCACCGAGTTCAAGGTGGCCGTCAACAACACGCCCATCTTTGACTTTAAGCACCGTATCAGAGAGGTCAACCAGATCGACCGCATCAACATCCTGCATGACGTCACCCTCACGTCCGTCAATGTGGACTCGCTCCCGTGA